One window from the genome of Planktothrix serta PCC 8927 encodes:
- the pdxA gene encoding 4-hydroxythreonine-4-phosphate dehydrogenase PdxA — MTQSQKLPRLAITLGDPSGIGPEVVLKALADPVLSQHCDLTVIGSDRILQQTYQQLQSQGFYSAKPDKLKIINLDPDLTLPSLKIGGGNVSSGAMSFQYLETAIARTLKGEFDGIVTGPIAKKLWNLAGYDYPGQTELLAEKAKVKRFGMLFVARSPYTGWTLRTLLATTHIPLSQVSQTLTPELMSLKLGLFVDCLRHEFGLENPRIAVAGLNPHSGENGQLGTEEKDWLIPWLNQQRDRYPYIQLDGPIPPDTMWVKPGQAWFNLGKNAHDGYLALYHDQGLIPVKLMAFDRAVNTTIGLPFIRTSPDHGTAFDIAGKGIADESSMKAAIELGIELVNNRNYP; from the coding sequence ATGACTCAATCTCAAAAATTACCTCGTTTAGCCATAACATTAGGTGATCCATCAGGAATTGGGCCAGAAGTGGTGTTAAAAGCCTTAGCTGATCCGGTGTTATCTCAACATTGTGATCTGACTGTGATAGGAAGCGATCGCATTTTACAACAAACCTATCAGCAGTTACAAAGTCAAGGGTTTTATTCTGCAAAACCGGATAAATTAAAGATCATTAATTTAGATCCTGATCTAACTTTACCGAGTTTAAAAATAGGCGGCGGAAATGTCAGCAGTGGGGCGATGAGTTTTCAATATTTGGAGACAGCGATCGCTCGAACTTTAAAAGGGGAATTTGATGGTATTGTTACGGGGCCAATTGCTAAAAAATTATGGAATCTAGCGGGTTATGATTACCCCGGACAAACGGAATTATTAGCAGAAAAAGCCAAAGTTAAACGCTTTGGAATGTTATTTGTTGCTCGTTCTCCCTATACAGGATGGACATTAAGAACCCTTTTAGCTACTACTCATATTCCCCTTTCGCAAGTTTCCCAAACTTTAACGCCGGAATTAATGAGTTTAAAATTAGGGTTATTTGTGGATTGTTTACGTCATGAATTTGGACTAGAAAATCCTAGAATTGCTGTGGCGGGATTAAATCCCCATAGTGGAGAAAATGGACAGTTAGGAACAGAAGAAAAAGACTGGTTAATTCCTTGGTTAAATCAACAACGCGATCGCTATCCTTATATTCAATTAGACGGCCCGATTCCGCCTGATACGATGTGGGTTAAACCGGGTCAAGCTTGGTTTAATTTAGGGAAAAATGCCCATGATGGTTACTTAGCATTATATCATGATCAAGGGTTAATTCCGGTTAAATTAATGGCATTTGATCGAGCCGTTAATACAACGATTGGTTTACCTTTTATTAGAACCTCTCCTGATCATGGCACAGCCTTTGATATTGCTGGAAAAGGAATTGCAGATGAGTCTAGTATGAAAGCTGCTATCGAATTAGGAATAGAGTTAGTTAACAATCGTAATTATCCTTAA